In Geobacter anodireducens, a genomic segment contains:
- a CDS encoding NrdH-like redox domain-containing protein, whose product MPIRILLPIVTLLLTCSLAGAEMYQWVDEHGVVTFKDTPPPATKKGKKVKVYTDGDFAPAPSPQPVSTPRRATPAPQPAPPVKQRFTGTVELYVTDWCGYCKRAERYLRSKGVSYVAYDIEKDSAAMQRHKELGGRGVPLIVVGSHKISGFSPETIDYYLENGR is encoded by the coding sequence ATGCCAATCCGCATCCTCCTCCCCATCGTCACCCTGCTGCTGACCTGCTCCCTTGCCGGGGCCGAGATGTACCAGTGGGTGGACGAGCACGGGGTGGTGACGTTCAAGGACACGCCTCCGCCGGCAACGAAGAAGGGGAAAAAGGTGAAGGTCTACACCGACGGCGATTTCGCGCCAGCGCCGTCTCCGCAGCCTGTGTCGACGCCGCGCAGGGCTACGCCGGCACCGCAGCCCGCGCCGCCCGTGAAGCAGCGCTTCACCGGCACGGTTGAGCTGTACGTGACCGACTGGTGCGGCTACTGCAAGCGGGCGGAGAGGTACCTGCGGAGCAAGGGCGTTTCCTACGTGGCCTACGACATCGAAAAGGACAGCGCCGCCATGCAGCGGCACAAGGAGCTGGGGGGCCGGGGCGTGCCGCTGATCGTGGTGGGCTCGCACAAGATTTCCGGATTTTCGCCCGAGACCATCGATTATTATCTGGAGAACGGCCGGTAA
- a CDS encoding DNA-3-methyladenine glycosylase, with amino-acid sequence MIQRCEWCGTDPLYVAYHDGEWGVPAHDDRHLFEMLILEGAQAGLSWLTILRKREAYRRAFAGFDAETVAAWSEADVARLLADPGIVRNRLKIESTIRNARGVLKIREEFGSLDAYLWRFVDHAPRQNGWRSLAEVPARTEQSDAMSKDLKRRGFNFVGSTICYAFMQAVGMVNDHVVHCFRHDEIRRSGG; translated from the coding sequence ATGATCCAACGATGCGAATGGTGCGGCACCGACCCCCTCTACGTGGCTTACCACGACGGGGAATGGGGCGTGCCCGCCCACGATGACCGGCACCTCTTCGAGATGCTGATTCTGGAGGGGGCCCAGGCGGGGCTTTCGTGGCTGACGATCCTGCGCAAGCGCGAGGCGTATCGCCGGGCATTCGCCGGGTTCGACGCGGAAACGGTGGCCGCCTGGTCCGAGGCCGACGTGGCGCGGCTGCTGGCCGATCCGGGGATCGTGCGCAACCGGCTCAAGATCGAGTCGACCATCAGGAATGCCCGGGGCGTGCTGAAGATCCGGGAGGAGTTCGGCTCTCTCGATGCGTACCTGTGGCGGTTCGTGGACCATGCGCCCCGGCAGAACGGCTGGCGCAGCCTGGCCGAGGTGCCGGCCCGGACGGAGCAGTCCGATGCCATGAGCAAGGACCTGAAGCGGCGGGGCTTCAATTTCGTGGGGTCGACCATCTGCTATGCCTTCATGCAGGCGGTGGGGATGGTGAACGACCATGTGGTCCACTGCTTCCGGCACGACGAGATCAGGCGGAGCGGGGGATGA
- a CDS encoding isochorismatase, with the protein MKRALLVIDVQNEYFTGALPVSYPEGSFPNILAAMDAATASGIPVVVVRHASRRPDSATFRQGSPGWELHPEVARRPYDLLLEKNLPGSFTDTNLEAWLRERGIDTLVISGYMTQMCCDTTSRQAFHRGFAVEFLADATGTLAFANSAGAVTAEELHRAVLVTQQLMFATVMTTGEWIGSLR; encoded by the coding sequence ATGAAACGCGCACTGCTGGTTATCGACGTCCAGAATGAATATTTCACCGGCGCCCTGCCGGTCAGTTATCCGGAGGGGAGCTTCCCCAACATCCTGGCGGCCATGGATGCCGCCACGGCCAGCGGGATTCCGGTGGTGGTGGTCCGCCATGCGTCGCGGCGGCCCGACTCGGCTACGTTCCGGCAGGGCTCTCCCGGGTGGGAGCTGCACCCGGAGGTGGCGCGGCGGCCCTACGATCTGCTGCTGGAAAAGAACCTGCCCGGCAGCTTCACGGATACGAACCTGGAGGCCTGGCTCAGGGAGCGGGGGATCGACACCCTGGTCATCAGCGGCTACATGACCCAGATGTGCTGCGATACCACCTCTCGCCAGGCGTTTCACCGGGGCTTTGCCGTTGAGTTTCTCGCCGACGCCACCGGCACCCTGGCCTTTGCCAACAGCGCGGGCGCGGTCACTGCCGAGGAGCTGCACCGGGCGGTGCTCGTGACCCAGCAACTGATGTTCGCCACGGTGATGACCACCGGGGAATGGATCGGCTCGCTCCGCTGA
- a CDS encoding SAM-dependent methyltransferase, producing MSDVTNTWNERYDTEEFVYGREPNAFLAGVSAMMPPGDVLCLAEGEGRNAVFLARRGHRVLAVDASAVGLAKAAQLAEEHGVRIETLTADLADLVIEPGRWDAIVSIFCHVPPPIRRTLHRQAVAGLRPGGLFVLEAYTPAQLEFRTGGPPTVELLMTLADLREELAGLEFLQAREIERDVVEGRLHTGRGAVVQIVARKP from the coding sequence ATGTCCGATGTCACGAACACGTGGAATGAACGATACGATACCGAGGAATTCGTCTACGGCCGGGAGCCCAACGCCTTCCTGGCCGGAGTGAGCGCAATGATGCCGCCGGGGGATGTCCTCTGTCTGGCCGAGGGGGAGGGGCGAAACGCGGTCTTCCTGGCGCGGCGGGGGCACCGGGTGCTGGCGGTGGATGCCTCCGCCGTGGGGCTGGCCAAGGCGGCGCAACTGGCTGAGGAACATGGGGTGCGGATCGAGACCCTGACCGCCGACCTGGCCGATCTGGTTATCGAGCCGGGGCGCTGGGACGCCATTGTCTCCATCTTCTGCCACGTGCCGCCCCCCATCCGCCGCACCCTGCACCGGCAGGCAGTGGCGGGGCTCCGTCCGGGCGGGCTCTTCGTGCTGGAGGCGTACACCCCGGCGCAGCTGGAGTTCCGGACCGGCGGCCCCCCCACGGTCGAGCTGCTGATGACCCTGGCTGATCTGCGGGAGGAACTGGCGGGCCTCGAATTCCTGCAGGCGCGGGAGATCGAGCGGGACGTGGTGGAAGGGCGGCTCCACACGGGCCGGGGCGCCGTGGTCCAGATCGTGGCGCGCAAGCCGTGA
- a CDS encoding dihydrofolate reductase, whose protein sequence is MRVTLIAAMAENRVIGNRGAIPWHLPDDLARFRAITLGHPVLMGRRTFESIGRPLPGRLNIVLSRREGYAPPGCLAARDLAGALELARGAAELFVCGGGELYREALPLADRILLTLVRGEFPGDVTFPEIPADFVETAREEGAGEPAHLFLAYERRKEAP, encoded by the coding sequence ATGCGCGTCACCCTTATCGCGGCCATGGCCGAAAACCGCGTCATCGGCAACCGGGGGGCCATCCCCTGGCACCTGCCGGACGACCTGGCCCGCTTCAGGGCCATCACCCTGGGGCACCCGGTCCTCATGGGGCGCAGGACCTTCGAGTCAATCGGCCGGCCGTTGCCGGGGCGGCTGAACATCGTCCTCTCCCGCCGGGAAGGCTATGCCCCGCCGGGGTGCCTTGCTGCGCGGGACCTGGCCGGGGCACTGGAACTGGCCCGGGGCGCGGCGGAGCTTTTCGTCTGCGGCGGCGGCGAGCTCTACCGGGAGGCGCTGCCCCTGGCCGACCGGATCCTTCTTACCCTGGTACGGGGGGAGTTTCCCGGCGACGTCACCTTTCCGGAGATCCCGGCTGATTTCGTGGAAACGGCGCGGGAGGAGGGGGCGGGGGAGCCGGCCCACCTGTTCCTGGCCTATGAGCGGAGGAAAGAGGCCCCATGA